GAACGCGGAACTCCACACCCACGGCTTCGTCACCCCGGACCTCGGCATGGCCGCCTACCGCAACTCGTGCATCCTGCGCGAAATCACCGGGCGCGAGGTGTACGCGGTGGAGCGCAGCATCGCCTTCCAGCAGTTCGGTGCGCCGGTTTCGGCGCCGGCACACGTGGAAAGCCCGGATGTGCAGCAGACGGAGACCGCGGAGGTGCCGGCATGAGCTTCACCTTCCGCTGCGTCGAAGTCGAAGCCGATGCACCTCTCCTCCACAGCTGGATGACGCGGCAGTATGCCTCCTTCTGGGGAATGTTGACCGCCAGCGTTGACGACGTTGTGGAGGAATACTCCAGGATCCAGTCCAGCGGCCATCACCACGCGCTGGTGGGGCTCGACGGCGGTGTTCCGGCCTTCCTCATGGAGGAGTACCTCCCCGGCTGCTCACCTCTGGCCGGTGTGTACGCCGTGCAACCGGAGGACATCGGCATGCACCTCCTGGTGGCACCGGCGTCGGGAGGTCCGCGGTCCGGCTACACCACCGCCGTGATGGAGGCCGTGCTGGAGAGGTTGTTCGAGAAACCCGGCGTGGAGCGCGTCGTGGTGGAGCCGGATGCCCGGAACACCAAGATCCATGCTCTCAATGAGCGGCTGGGGTTCCAGCCTGCCGGCGTGGTGGAGCTGCCGGACAAACAGGCGTTGCTGAGTTTCTGCACCCGCGCCGACTTCCACACTGCCCAGGCAGCTATCCACCGGGCCGCGATCCCCGAGCCGGCCCACCCGCCGGACTCCGATCAGGCCTCCGTCCAGGCCGCCGGGCACACGCCCGCCATCCGTCAGTCCACGAGCCATCAGGGAGCATCACTGTGACCACCGTTGAACTTGAATCTGTCCTCGCTGCCGGCAATGCCGCAGCCCACCTCACCCCGGAACGCTGGGCGGCGGCCAACCGCCATCTGGTCCGCAAGGCGCTCGCCGAGTTCTCACACGAGCGGATCCTGGCTCCTTCACGCGTCAGCCCGGATTCCGGAATGCCCGGCGAGCCTGCTGACTATCAGGTCCTCAGTGATGACGCCACGGTGGAATACTCGTTCTCCGCACGGCTGCTCGAGCTGGATCACTGGTCCATCGACCCC
This genomic interval from Micrococcaceae bacterium Sec5.7 contains the following:
- a CDS encoding GNAT family N-acetyltransferase, yielding MSFTFRCVEVEADAPLLHSWMTRQYASFWGMLTASVDDVVEEYSRIQSSGHHHALVGLDGGVPAFLMEEYLPGCSPLAGVYAVQPEDIGMHLLVAPASGGPRSGYTTAVMEAVLERLFEKPGVERVVVEPDARNTKIHALNERLGFQPAGVVELPDKQALLSFCTRADFHTAQAAIHRAAIPEPAHPPDSDQASVQAAGHTPAIRQSTSHQGASL